The following proteins come from a genomic window of Girardinichthys multiradiatus isolate DD_20200921_A chromosome 8, DD_fGirMul_XY1, whole genome shotgun sequence:
- the f2rl1.2 gene encoding coagulation factor II (thrombin) receptor-like 1, tandem duplicate 2, which yields MDSKSMLPVLLLICCAFAEDVSKQGRGFAGIKIENKVTLDSVASATLKSGLTTVFFPIIYTLVFVVGLTANGMAVWVFLFRTKKKHPSSIYMANLALADLLFVIWMPLKISYHINGNNWIYGEPLCKIFVSFFYGNMYCSVLFITCLSIQRYWVVAHPMSTQKKNNKVAIGVCLAVWAFIWITSIPLYLYDHTVKIEDMNITTCHDVNVIDVNDPQSSVKHALFYFMFMSTVSFFVPCIVIVVAYILLLKTLGDNVIDSTAAKSRKKAIVLIFVVLVTFLICFIPSNFMLVVHYALLNGGETNNGYGVYITSLCLTSLNSCLDPFIYYFVSDEFREHVRNTLLCRSNRTVEREKATFSSMKYSKKSKSFVSGSSNTESSHC from the exons ATGGATTCAAAATCGATGTTGCCGGTCCTTTTGCTTATTTGCTGTGCTTTTGCTGAAGATGTCTCCAAACAAG GTCGAGGTTTTGCTGGAATTAAGATTGAGAATAAAGTGACTCTTGATTCTGTAGCGTCAGCTACACTGAAAAGCGGTCTTACCACCGTGTTCTTCCCGATCATCTACACCCTTGTGTTTGTGGTTGGGCTAACTGCGAATGGGATGGCCGTATGGGTGTTCCTCTTCAGGACCAAGAAGAAGCACCCTTCCTCCATCTACATGGCCAACCTTGCCTTGGCTGACCTCCTGTTTGTTATTTGGATGCCTCTGAAAATTTCCTACCACATAAATGGGAACAACTGGATATATGGGGAGCCCCTGTGCAAAATCTTTGTGAGCTTCTTCTATGGGAACATGTACTGTTCTGTGCTCTTCATCACCTGCCTCAGCATACAGAGGTACTGGGTCGTGGCACACCCGATGTCtacacaaaagaagaacaacaaaGTCGCCATtggtgtctgtttggctgtCTGGGCTTTCATTTGGATTACTTCCATTCCTCTGTACCTGTATGATCACACAGTTAAGATTGAAGACATGAACATAACAACCTGCCATGATGTGAACGTAATAGATGTCAATGATCCACAGTCTTCTGTCAAGCACGCGCTCTTCTACTTCATGTTCATGAGCACAGTCTCGTTCTTTGTCCCTTGCATAGTGATCGTTGTGGCGTACATCTTGTTACTGAAAACTCTGGGGGACAACGTGATAGACAGCACAGCAGCAAAGTCACGAAAAAAAGCCATTGTTTTGATCTTTGTTGTCCTGGTGACCTTCCTCATTTGCTTCATCCCCAGCAACTTCATGCTGGTGGTGCACTACGCCCTGCTGAACGGTGGAGAAACGAACAATGGCTACGGCGTTTACATCACATCGCTGTGTCTGACGAGTCTCAACAGCTGCCTGGACCCTTTCATCTACTACTTTGTGTCAGACGAGTTCAGGGAGCACGTTAGGAACACGCTGCTGTGCCGAAGCAACCGAACTGTGGAACGGGAGAAGGCCACGTTCAGCTCCATGAAGTACTCAAAGAAGAGCAAATCGTTTGTGTCAGGGAGCAGCAACACGGAGAGCAGCCACTGTTAG
- the LOC124872194 gene encoding proteinase-activated receptor 2-like — MFIHTAMSLRIRWLQLVLLFCATQMSLTIDGKVTSTLGQDRGFTGTETNEGVWVGSQVKAILTNRLTTVFLPAVYIVVFVVGLPTNALALWVFLFRTKKRHPSSIFMANLALADLLFVIWVPLKISYHLNGNNWIYGDGLCKVLVAFFYGNMYCSIAFIACISVQRYWAVVFPMSQKQRSTLLAVSISVTIWVLVWLSTIPLYLYDQDVNISNMEIRTCHDVTRPSQKRIAAGYFLAMGTLGFVGPSVVCIISYVLMLKALRNNMGDPTIAKKRRKAVVLIITVLVMFLVCFTPSNIMLLVHYILLLGEAVDNLYGFYITTLCLASLNSCLDPFVYYFISEDFREHVKNTFLCRSQRTVERNKVSFSALKFSKKSNTYTSSTPHTQSTEC; from the exons ATGTTCATACATACAGCCATGTCTTTGAGGATCCGATGGCTTCAGCTGGTCCTGCTTTTCTGTGCCACGCAGATGAGTCTCACGATAGACGGTAAAGTTACCTCGACTTTgg GGCAGGACAGAGGCTTCACTGGAACAGAGACAAACGAAGGCGTATGGGTCGGCTCTCAAGTCAAAGCAATCCTGACAAACCGTCTCACAACTGTCTTCCTCCCTGCCGTCTACATCGTTGTGTTTGTTGTTGGGTTGCCCACCAATGCCTTGGCTCTGTGGGTTTTCCTCTTCAGGACCAAGAAAAGACATCCGTCGTCCATCTTCATGGCCAACCTGGCTCTGGCTGACCTGCTGTTTGTCATCTGGGTCCCCTTGAAAATATCATACCACCTTAACGGCAACAACTGGATCTATGGAGATGGGCTGTGCAAAGTGCTAGTGGCGTTCTTCTATGGCAACATGTACTGCTCCATAGCTTTCATCGCCTGCATTAGCGTCCAGCGTTACTGGGCTGTGGTCTTTCCTATGTCCCAGAAGCAAAGGAGCACCCTTTTAGCAGTTTCCATCTCTGTAACAATCTGGGTGTTGGTGTGGCTCTCCACCATCCCTCTCTACCTGTATGATCAAGACGTAAACATATCAAACATGGAAATCCGGACTTGCCACGATGTCACCAGGCCAAGCCAAAAGAGAATAGCTGCTGGATACTTTTTGGCAATGGGAACGCTGGGATTTGTTGGCCCCTCAGTTGTGTGCATCATATCCTACGTCCTCATGCTCAAGGCTCTGCGAAATAACATGGGGGACCCTACCATTGCCAAGAAGCGCCGGAAAGCTGTGGTCTTGATCATCACTGTCCTGGTCATGTTTTTGGTCTGCTTCACCCCCAGTAACATCATGCTGCTGGTGCACTACATCCTCCTGCTGGGAGAGGCTGTGGACAACCTGTACGGGTTTTACATCACCACCCTATGCTTAGCAAGCCTCAATAGCTGCCTGGACCCTTTTGTTTACTACTTCATCTCTGAGGACTTCAGGGAGCATGTGAAGAACACATTTCTCTGCAGGAGTCAAAGGACAGTTGAGAGGAACAAGGTCTCCTTCAGTGCTCTGAAGTTCTCCAAGAAGAGCAACACATACACCTCCAGTACACCGCACACGCAGAGCACCGAGTGCTGA